The genomic segment AACCGCGGCTTCTATGGCCATATTGCGGGTGAAATAATACTGCAGCAAGATGACCAAACCTGCTGTGAGCAACAGTGTTAGGGCCACTGTAGACACCACCAAGGTGCGCATGGATATACGAAATGGCTTTGGGGCTAGCGTTTGATTCACGGCGGATGTCCTTGTTGGCCGTTGGTTAGAGCAACTATATACCTTGTAGATATAGATGCCAAATAGCATGGGTTTATATGTGCAGATTAACCGCTCGGCGGCCTTTGAGCTTGGCGGAATTCCACCGGCTTTGTTTAGAGGGTGATGGCTTAACAGCTTGAGCAATCATTTCTGCCAGATGAACTGTTTAGAGTGGATCCTTAAGGCATACCTTTATTGAGCTAAGAAAGCTGGCACTTACCACGACATAGGCTCCGATATTTGCTTTTTCTGCACCAGCTTCTAGGGCATTTACCTATGGACCCAAAGCGCATTATTTTATTAAAAAATTAGATTCGTCCTGTAAGTTTTTACAGATAAATATTTGTGATCGTTAAAGTGATTATTATCAGTTTCGGTAACGTCGAAGGGCGCGTTACTTAGAGAATGAATTTAAATATCTATCTCACGTAAGGTGACAGAGATAAAAGTATTTTTCTTTGCAGCAGAGAATTGTTGCATTTTGTTATTAATCATAAGTCCGTTCATTTCTTTAAGTGTTTAGCCCTTTTTCTGCTGTTATTTTTTGTGATGACATTCTCGATAATGATTGCGAAAAAATCCCGCCGTCAAAGCTTAGGTCGATATACTCAATCTGCCGCTTATGGTTATTATCTCTTCTGAGAAAATTACAATAATTGCAAACGCCTCAGCTCAGAAACACCTCGGAGGATGCCATGCGTGCAGTGTTTAACCCTCAAGTAAATAGATTCTTGAGTTCTGGTGAAAGTCACAAATAATCGCAATAAGGAGACACGCCAAATGATGTTTTCAACAATGAAAAAGCTCAGCACAGTGGCGGTGTTGGGCGCGAGCCTGAGTTATATGCCCTTATCTAATGCCCAGTCGGCCGATTGTAGCTATACAGTCGTTAATGATTGGGGCGCCGGTGCAATCGCAAATATTGAAATTACCAATACCGGCCCAACGCCCATTAACGGCTGGCACGTAAACTGGGAGTATCAATCAAACACCGTTAGCAATTTGTGGAATGCTAACCTGAGTGGTTCTAACCCCTACTCCGCTTCCAATATGAGTTGGAACAGCGGTATTCAGCCTGGTCAAACCGTAAGTTTTGGTATGCAGGTCAATGCCCCTAACGGGGTCGAGACGGTTGAGGTTACCGGCGATATCTGCGGCACCGCAAGCTCATCTTCTAGCAGCAGCTCTTCGTCAAGTTCCAGCAGCTCCTCTTCCAGTTCCAGCAGTTCGTCGTCAAGCTCCAGTAGCTCGTCGTCCGGCGGTGAAGGATTAACCGCGGTAGAGTTGACCGGTGAGATGGGCGTGGGCTGGAACCTGGGTAATACCCTGGATGCCATTGGCGGTGAGACTGCCTGGGGTAACCCAGAAACGACTCAAGCGCTGATTAATTCAGTGGCGGATGCAGGCTTTAAAACCATTCGCGTGCCAGTGGCCTGGAGCAAGTTCTCGGACCCCGAGAATTTTGTGATCGAGCAAAGCTGGATGAACCGCGTAGAAGAGGTGGTTAACTACGCCTTGAACGCGGATATGTATGTGATTATGAACATTCACTGGGACGAAGGTTGGATGCAACCCACCTATGCCGAGCAGGAGTACGTGAATAATCGCCTGGCTATCATGTGGGAGCAAATTGCCACACACTTTGAGGCCTACGATGATCGCCTGCTGTTTGCCGGTACCAATGAAGTCATGGTTGAAGGCGACTATGGCACGCCGACCGAAGAGTATTACACCGTGCAAAACAGCTTTAACCAGACGTTTGTGGATACGGTGCGGGCTACCGGTGGCAATAACGCCGATCGCTATATCGTGGTACAGGGTTTTAACACCAATATTGATCACACGGTCAACTTTGCCGAGATTCCCAACGACCCTGCTAGCGACCGTTTGTTGATGGAGGTGCACTACTATGACCCCTACAACTTTACCCTTAACCAAAGCAGTAATATTACCCAGTGGGGCTCAATTGCCACTGACCCAAGCGTGACCGAGACCTGGGCCAACGAATCTTATGTGGATTATCAGTTCAGCCGCATGCAGACAAATTTCGTTAATCAGGGTATTGGCGTAATTTTGGGTGAGTACGGGGTAATCTCCCGCCAGAACGTGTCGGATCACGAGATTTACCGGAACTACTGGAACGAGTACATCACTCAATCGGCGGTTGACCACCAGTTGGTGCCTGTGTATTGGGATAACGGCTACGCCGGAAACGGCGGCTTTGCGTTGTTTGACCGCTACAGCGGCGCCGAGATTGAGCCAGAGTTGATCGACGCCATTACCAGCGCGGTCGCTGAATAACCCTCCCCCCCTTCTGCGAGCCATCGTCCGATGGCTCGCTTTCTCCTTTATATCTATTCCTGACGCAAACGTTAGGGCTCGCATTCGATATTTTTGAAAAATTGATTGCAGTTGACAATAGTTATCATTAAGATTGTCACCAAATTCCATATATCCTTGGGGGATCTTATGACCACACCTATTATGGCGCGCCGCGCCTATGGCCCTAGCTTTGCCCTACTGACACTGAGTGTCGCCATCAGCGCCGCAACTCACGCGCAAACACTGACTGATGAGGAAAAGGCAAAAGCCGATGCGGCCATCGAAGAGATGATCGTAACCAGCAGATTCACCACCAACGATCGCCTGGATACAGCGACTGGCCTTGGTTTGACCCTATACGAAACGCCGCAATCAGTGAGCGTAATGACCAGCCAACGTATTTTTGACCAAGATTTACGCACCCTGACCGATGTGGTTAACAACGCCCCAGGCGTATCGGCACGTGGTTTGGACAGCTCTCGACAGAGTTTCTCTGCGCGCGGTTTCTCTATCGACAACTACCAAATTGATGGCATCCCCATGACCTGGAGTTCGGGTGGCGATGCTGGCGAAACTCAATCAAATACCGCCCTTTACGAGCGCATTGAAGTTGTGCGTGGCGCCACCGGCTTACTAACGGGCGCGGGTAACCCATCTGCCTCTGTCAATTTGGTACGTAAACACGCCGACAGCAAGGTACTGACTGGTTCAGTGAATGCTTCCGTGGGCCGCTGGGATACCTACACGGCCACCGCTGATGTGGGTACCGCGCTTAACCGCTCGGGCAGTGTTCGTGGTCGTGTGGTCGCTAACTACGAAGAGGGAGACTCATTTCGCGATTTAGCCGGCGATGAAACCAGCGTGTTCTACGGCGTTGTCGATGCCGATGTGACCGACAACTTGCTGGTGCGTGTGGGCGCGAGCTATCAAGACAATGAACCAACGGCCTCAACCTGGGGTGGGCTGCCGGTGTGGTTTAGTGATGGCGGTCGTACCGACTGGGAGCGCTCTAAAACCATTGGTGCGGACTGGACCTCTTGGGCCTCTACCGTGCAGAACCAATTCGCCGATTTAATTTATAACTTTAACGACGATTGGCGTTTAAAGCTGAACGTTAATCGCAATGTGAATGAAGCCGATCTACTGCTGATTTACATGTCGGGCACGGTCGATCGCGACACAGGTATGGGATTGAACCCCTCCCCCTACAACGCCGAAACCGAACGCGACCAAATCAGCTATAGCGCACAGCTAAGTGGCAATTACTCGCTCTTCGGCAATGAGCACGAGCTGACCTTAGGTGCGATCAGCAGTGATCAGGACTTTATCTCTCAAACTCGCGCGCGCAGCGACGTAGCACCAATTGGCAACTTTTATGAATGGGATGGCAGCTACCCTCAACCTACCTGGGGTGAGCAGTCTGTTGCCTCAGAGGTAAACACTAAGCAAGATGGTTTTTACGGCGCCACTCGCCTATCACTGACCGATGAGTTTAAAGTGATTTTAGGTGGCCGTATTTCGAATTGGGAGCAAACCGGCCAAAACTACGGCACGCCAGTTGATTTGGGTGATGACAATGTTTTTACGCCATACGCTGGTATGGTGTATGAGCTGACCGAACAGCACTCGCTGTACGCCAGTTACACCGAGATTTTTCAGCCGCAAAGTGAGCGCGATCGCAATGGCGACTACCTGGACCCAATTGAAGGCATCAACTACGAAGTCGGTGTAAAAAGTCGTTTCTTCAACGACGCCCTGCACACAACAGTTACCCTGTTTAATGTCGTGCAGGAAAACCTGGCGCAGCCGGATGTGGGACAAACCGTTCCCGGCACTGAACCGCCTGTTCAGGCATCCTATGGCGCAGACGGCGCTGAATCCACGGGTATAGAACTGGAAATGGTAGGTGAGATAGCCGACGGCTGGGATGTAAGCTTAAGCTATACCGCGTTTGAGGCGGAAGATGCCGATGGCGAGCCCGTTAACACCAATCAGCCTGACCAGTTGATTAAGCTGTACACCACTTATCAGTTTGGTGGTGCGCTGGACAAGCTTACGGTTGCCGGCGGTGTTAACTGGCAAGGTGAAAACTACACCGATACCACAAACCCGGTTACCGGCCAAGATGAGCGTTTGGAGCAAGATGCTTACGCACTGGTGAGCTTAATGACTCGCTACGACATTACTTCACAGCTTTCTGTGCAGCTGAACGTGGATAACCTACTGGATGAAACCTACTACAGCCAGATTGGTTTCTACAACCAGCTTGAGTATGGCGAGCCGCGCAACGTCACGGCCTCGCTGAGCTACCAGTTCTAAGCGAACGTCGAGCAACCGGGCCACGGAGGGCCTGCGTTTTTACGTTTCAGCCCGGGGCAATACGCACCAGGCTGCTTTTTTGCTTGTTTTTTTATGTCCCACTCAGGTTGGCGTTTAGCCTCTCACATTATTGCGGCACTTTTTGGAGGCTATCTGTTAGCCTTATCCGCCAGTGTATTACTCGCCGCTGTGCTTCCCGCCTCACGCAGTGACGCCACACTCGTGGCTCACCTTATTAGCTTTGCGGTTTATGTCGCCGCTATTGTATGGGCTTTTGCCGCGCCGCATCACCTGCGTGCTTGGCTCAATATGCTGATACCTGTCCTGCCCTTATTGGCAGCGGGTTTGTGGTTGTCGGGGTTTACCCTGTGAATAATTCTTCAGCGAAATCCAGTGGTTTTCGCCCCGCCATGACCTGGGTACATACCTGGGCCGGTTTAACCCTTGGCTGGATACTTTACTTAATATTTGTGACCGGCACCGCCGGTTATTTTGATACCGAGCTGGACCGCTGGATGCAGCCCGAGTTGCCGCCGATACAGCACGTAAATGCCTCGCACACAGCACAGGCCATTGTCGCGCGTATGCAAGAGCAAGCGCCGGGGGCGGAGCGCTGGTTTATCAGTTTGCCCACCGATCGCAACATACCCTACCCCAACGTATTTTGGCAGGGCGCCTCTACCGATATGGGGGCCAGTGCCGCCAGCGGTCGTGTACTGCTGGATGCGCAAACCGCCGAACCACTCGAACCCCGCGCCACCGGCGGTGGGCAGACCTTGTATCAAATGCATTGGCGGCTTCATTATTTATCGCGCCAGTACAGCGACAAAATCATCGGTATTGCCACGCTGTTTATGATGGTGGGTTTAATTACCGGCATTATTATTCACAAGAATATTTTCGTTGATTTTTTTACTTTACGTTTAGGTAAAGGGCGTCGATCCTGGCTCGACGCGCACAATTTTTTAAGTGTGTTTGCGCTGCCCTTTCACTTAATGATTACGTATTCGGGGCTGTTGTTTTTAGGCTTTTCGCTTATGCCCTTTATTGTCTCATCGCAATACCCAGAGGACGGTCGCAGACAGTTTTACGCTGAAGTTTTCGATCCGCCGGGTTTGATTGAGCCCGCAGGGCAACAAGCGCCCCTGATAAATATTGCCCCATTAATGGCGCAGCTTGAGCAGCATTGGGGCGCAGGCCGCGTGCAGACCTTGGATATTCATCACCCGGGCGATAAAAATGCGCGCATTGTCGCTTACCAAAGTATTTCCGATACCGTTAGCACCAGCGCTGAGCGACGGGTATATGATGGCGTAAGTGGCGAGCTTCTGCATATTCAGCCCGCCGATTCATCAAAGGCCAAGCAAGTGCGAGATGTTTTTTTGGGGCTGCACGAGGGGTTGTTTGCTCAACCACTGCTGCGTTGGCTGTATTTTTTATCGGGGCTTATGGGCACCGGCATGGTCGCGACTGGCTTAATTCTGTGGTCAGTAAAAAGGCGGCAAAAAGCCGAGCGTAAAAACGCCGCTGCGGTTAAAGGTTTACGCTTAGTCGAAGTGCTAAACGCCGGCACGATTGTCGGTTTGCCCGTTGCTATTGCCTGCTATTTTGCCGCCAATCGATTGCTTCCAGTCACTATGGCCAGTCGCGCCGCGTGGGAGGTTCATACGTTATTTATGGTTTGGCTGGTGCTTTTGTTGTGGGTGGCGGTAAGGCCCAGGGCACGGGTATGGCAAGAGTTATTAATGCTGGCGAGCGCCTCTTATTTGTTATTGCCGCTTCTGAATGCGATCACGACCGAGCGCGGTTTAATTCGCAGTGTGGCTCAAGGCGACTGGGTTTTTGCGGGCGTTGATTTGGCATTTGCCATACTGGGGGGCTGTTTTGGTTGGTGCGCCTGGCGGGTGCATCGGTTAAAAGCGACTAGCCGGTCGGGAGCAACACCATGAACGGGATTTTATCGTTTAGCCTTCTATTGCTTTGCGCGGCAGCGTTTACCGGCTTTGCGTTGGCGAGCGCCAAAGTGCGCTGGCAATTGCAAAAAACCGGCAGCTCATTTGCTATCACGCCTGTCAGGTTGCGCGCCTTATCCTGGTTGTTAATAATTATTGCCTGTGTCTTTGCGCTAAACTTGCGAAGCTTGGGTATTGGCTTGGCCCAGTTAGCGGGCTGCGCTTCGGCGGCGGCAATCGTCGCCTTGCTGGCCGCCAATTTTCGACCGAGATTGCTGCCGCCTCTGGCGTTGGGTTTCGCCCTATTGGCATCACTCATGTCTACAGCGAGTGTGTTGGTCTCGCTGTGGGCATAAGATATAGGCTTAGGGAGCCAGTGATTGTTCCGAGTGAGACGCCGTGTTTTTATCCAAAGCCAGTAGAGGCGCCAGGGCTGTTTCAGACACTTGAAGCACCGTACCGTGGCGGCTGCCCTCGGGCATTTTAATCTGGTCGCTCACATCTTCCCAATGAATAAAGTCCTGGGTTTTCATCGCGCCAAAGGCTTTGCTGGTGTACTCGTCGTAATAGACCAACCAGCTATCGGGCAGGCGCAGTATTGTTGGGCCCTCTACCCATAAGTCTGTGGGAGTAAAGGGTTCAAGCGGTGTCTGCCAAGGGCCGTATAAGCTGTTGCTGCGAGTGACTTGTAAGTACTTGGCCGGCGGGTGGCGGGTTTCGTCTTTTAACACCATCACATACTCATCACCGTCTTTTACGATGGTTGAGTCAATCACGTTAAAGTCCGGCTGGTAAAACAGCTGGGTCTCGCTGTAGTGTTTAAAGTCTTTGGTGGCGGTGTAATAAATGCGGTGGTTAAGTCCATCGTCGCCCGTATCTTCGGTAGCGGGAAAGCGGCCGGGTATGGTGCTGGCCCAGTAAATCAAATACTGCTCGCGTTCATCATCCCATATGATTTCCGGTGCCCAGCTATTGCGGGCAGTGGGTTCGTGGGCCATGACGGCAATAAACTCGGGTTCGCTCCAATCAATCAGGTTATCCGAATGAGCGATGCCAATGCCCTTATCCCACCAGCCGGTGGTCCACACCATATGGTAGCGACCATCAGGGCCCTGAATAATACAGGGGTCGCGCATCAGGCCCTGTCCTACGGTGGATTGCAAAACTGGTTGGTCGCCATTCAGCGCTTGCCAATGGTAGCCGTCGCGGCTGTATGCCAGATGTAAGCCGCTCTCGCCATTACCGCGAAAGGAGCTGAAAATATAGCCGGTTTTTGACTCTGGTTTACTGACGCAGGCGTTAAGTATTAGTGTTAAGGCAGCTATTGGGAGTGAGCGAGCGAGAATTTTGAGCATGCTTTACCTCTGTTGTCGCAGCGAAATGCGTTATTATGTTTTTGGCCTATTGATAATATAATACCAATATAATGATTGCCGTTCAGCCACGACATGGCCTCGATAATAATTAATTCGTCAATAATAAGGTTTGCACAATGCGACAAATACTATTCAGTGTTTTATTTATAGGCTTAGTCGCCTGCTCGCCCACTGCGACAAAACAGACATCTCCCACGCCGACGGCCGATTCGGTAAAAGCACTGACCAAGAAAGTCGCCGACTGGCAGATTGAAACCTTTTACCAACAAGGTGAATATCGCGCCCTGCCTAGGGTTCCGCCGGAGTGGATGAACAGCGAGCAGTACCATGACTTGGAGTGGCATCACGGGGCTCTGTACGCGGGTATGAATCAGTGGCGTAAAGTCGCCGACAACCCCGAGAAATATACCAACTGGCTGATCGAGATTGGCGAGCGCAACGATTGGGAGCTGCACCGTCGCCCCTACCATGCCGACGACCACACCGTGGGGCAGTTCTACCTGGCGCTGTATGAAGATTTTAACGATCCTAAGATGCTGGAGCCCACCCGGGAACAGTTTGATTGGATTTTAGAAAACCCCAAAACCGGTACTCTGGACTGGCTGGCAGAAGACACCCACGCCCACGACCGCTGGGGCTGGAGTGACGCACTGTTTATGGCGCCTCCGGTGTGGGCACGTCTGTCTAAAGTGACTGGCGACCCCAAGTATCTGGAGTTTATGGACCGGGAATATCACGCCACCTACGATTTGCTGTGGAGTGAAAAAGATCACCTGTTCTGGCGCGACTCCAGCTTCTTTACCAAAAGCGAGAAAAACGGCGAAGATATTTTCTGGTCGCGCGGTAACGGTTGGGTATTTGGCGGTCTGGCATTAATGATTCCGGACCTGCCCGCTAACTGGGAAGGTCGTGACTTTTATATCGACTTATACAAAGAAATGGCGGCCCGCCTGTTAGAGATTCAGCGCGACGACGGCACCTGGTCTATGGGTTTGCTGGGCGGTATTGACGGTTACCCGATTATCGAAACCAGCGGCACCTCTTTCTTTACCTTTGGTCTGGCCTGGGGCA from the Gilvimarinus sp. DA14 genome contains:
- a CDS encoding cellulase family glycosylhydrolase, whose protein sequence is MMFSTMKKLSTVAVLGASLSYMPLSNAQSADCSYTVVNDWGAGAIANIEITNTGPTPINGWHVNWEYQSNTVSNLWNANLSGSNPYSASNMSWNSGIQPGQTVSFGMQVNAPNGVETVEVTGDICGTASSSSSSSSSSSSSSSSSSSSSSSSSSSSSSSGGEGLTAVELTGEMGVGWNLGNTLDAIGGETAWGNPETTQALINSVADAGFKTIRVPVAWSKFSDPENFVIEQSWMNRVEEVVNYALNADMYVIMNIHWDEGWMQPTYAEQEYVNNRLAIMWEQIATHFEAYDDRLLFAGTNEVMVEGDYGTPTEEYYTVQNSFNQTFVDTVRATGGNNADRYIVVQGFNTNIDHTVNFAEIPNDPASDRLLMEVHYYDPYNFTLNQSSNITQWGSIATDPSVTETWANESYVDYQFSRMQTNFVNQGIGVILGEYGVISRQNVSDHEIYRNYWNEYITQSAVDHQLVPVYWDNGYAGNGGFALFDRYSGAEIEPELIDAITSAVAE
- a CDS encoding TonB-dependent siderophore receptor yields the protein MTTPIMARRAYGPSFALLTLSVAISAATHAQTLTDEEKAKADAAIEEMIVTSRFTTNDRLDTATGLGLTLYETPQSVSVMTSQRIFDQDLRTLTDVVNNAPGVSARGLDSSRQSFSARGFSIDNYQIDGIPMTWSSGGDAGETQSNTALYERIEVVRGATGLLTGAGNPSASVNLVRKHADSKVLTGSVNASVGRWDTYTATADVGTALNRSGSVRGRVVANYEEGDSFRDLAGDETSVFYGVVDADVTDNLLVRVGASYQDNEPTASTWGGLPVWFSDGGRTDWERSKTIGADWTSWASTVQNQFADLIYNFNDDWRLKLNVNRNVNEADLLLIYMSGTVDRDTGMGLNPSPYNAETERDQISYSAQLSGNYSLFGNEHELTLGAISSDQDFISQTRARSDVAPIGNFYEWDGSYPQPTWGEQSVASEVNTKQDGFYGATRLSLTDEFKVILGGRISNWEQTGQNYGTPVDLGDDNVFTPYAGMVYELTEQHSLYASYTEIFQPQSERDRNGDYLDPIEGINYEVGVKSRFFNDALHTTVTLFNVVQENLAQPDVGQTVPGTEPPVQASYGADGAESTGIELEMVGEIADGWDVSLSYTAFEAEDADGEPVNTNQPDQLIKLYTTYQFGGALDKLTVAGGVNWQGENYTDTTNPVTGQDERLEQDAYALVSLMTRYDITSQLSVQLNVDNLLDETYYSQIGFYNQLEYGEPRNVTASLSYQF
- a CDS encoding DUF3649 domain-containing protein, which codes for MSHSGWRLASHIIAALFGGYLLALSASVLLAAVLPASRSDATLVAHLISFAVYVAAIVWAFAAPHHLRAWLNMLIPVLPLLAAGLWLSGFTL
- a CDS encoding PepSY domain-containing protein produces the protein MNNSSAKSSGFRPAMTWVHTWAGLTLGWILYLIFVTGTAGYFDTELDRWMQPELPPIQHVNASHTAQAIVARMQEQAPGAERWFISLPTDRNIPYPNVFWQGASTDMGASAASGRVLLDAQTAEPLEPRATGGGQTLYQMHWRLHYLSRQYSDKIIGIATLFMMVGLITGIIIHKNIFVDFFTLRLGKGRRSWLDAHNFLSVFALPFHLMITYSGLLFLGFSLMPFIVSSQYPEDGRRQFYAEVFDPPGLIEPAGQQAPLINIAPLMAQLEQHWGAGRVQTLDIHHPGDKNARIVAYQSISDTVSTSAERRVYDGVSGELLHIQPADSSKAKQVRDVFLGLHEGLFAQPLLRWLYFLSGLMGTGMVATGLILWSVKRRQKAERKNAAAVKGLRLVEVLNAGTIVGLPVAIACYFAANRLLPVTMASRAAWEVHTLFMVWLVLLLWVAVRPRARVWQELLMLASASYLLLPLLNAITTERGLIRSVAQGDWVFAGVDLAFAILGGCFGWCAWRVHRLKATSRSGATP
- a CDS encoding DUF3325 family protein, which produces MNGILSFSLLLLCAAAFTGFALASAKVRWQLQKTGSSFAITPVRLRALSWLLIIIACVFALNLRSLGIGLAQLAGCASAAAIVALLAANFRPRLLPPLALGFALLASLMSTASVLVSLWA
- a CDS encoding glycoside hydrolase family 43 protein is translated as MLKILARSLPIAALTLILNACVSKPESKTGYIFSSFRGNGESGLHLAYSRDGYHWQALNGDQPVLQSTVGQGLMRDPCIIQGPDGRYHMVWTTGWWDKGIGIAHSDNLIDWSEPEFIAVMAHEPTARNSWAPEIIWDDEREQYLIYWASTIPGRFPATEDTGDDGLNHRIYYTATKDFKHYSETQLFYQPDFNVIDSTIVKDGDEYVMVLKDETRHPPAKYLQVTRSNSLYGPWQTPLEPFTPTDLWVEGPTILRLPDSWLVYYDEYTSKAFGAMKTQDFIHWEDVSDQIKMPEGSRHGTVLQVSETALAPLLALDKNTASHSEQSLAP
- a CDS encoding glycoside hydrolase family 105 protein; the protein is MRQILFSVLFIGLVACSPTATKQTSPTPTADSVKALTKKVADWQIETFYQQGEYRALPRVPPEWMNSEQYHDLEWHHGALYAGMNQWRKVADNPEKYTNWLIEIGERNDWELHRRPYHADDHTVGQFYLALYEDFNDPKMLEPTREQFDWILENPKTGTLDWLAEDTHAHDRWGWSDALFMAPPVWARLSKVTGDPKYLEFMDREYHATYDLLWSEKDHLFWRDSSFFTKSEKNGEDIFWSRGNGWVFGGLALMIPDLPANWEGRDFYIDLYKEMAARLLEIQRDDGTWSMGLLGGIDGYPIIETSGTSFFTFGLAWGINQGILDHETYQPAVMRAWQALSGAVTDEGLLGHVQPVGAAPGDSFPDYTEVYGIGAFLAAGSELYKLLAEEEGVKKKDN